One genomic window of Ctenopharyngodon idella isolate HZGC_01 chromosome 18, HZGC01, whole genome shotgun sequence includes the following:
- the dennd4a gene encoding C-myc promoter-binding protein isoform X2 has protein sequence MEEKSLRVADYFVVAGLTDSSKPLDEDVHPEDGGHRSSAQLKAPITDVAVVIRSLGEEVPRGFTCVECTPSGLSAELNGGSLMGPQIYLCYRRGRDKPPLTDLGILYEWKEKLKPDCQIIQTTPSGRPANISSSSSQRIYITYRRASENHSNSTLAVTDICVIIPGKGETPPHAFCKVDKNLNSSMWGSSVYLCYKKSLAKTNTLAFTAGLLSRYPEEDYDSFPLPESVPLFCLPMGVSIECWPSHTKYSLPVFSTFVLTGASGEKVYGAAIQFYEPYPEEHLTDKQRTQLGLQANGLRPDGSMTVHTNKSICLLSHWPFFDAFQNFLTFLYRYSISGPHTLPIEKHISHFMHKVPFPSSQRPRILVQLSPHDSLMLSQPVSSPLPLSGGRLSTLLLNLGPKNAVTLLVLAVTEHKILVHSLRPAVLTSVTEALVSMIFPFHWPCPYIPLCPLALADVLSAPCPFIVGVDSRYFDLYEPPTDISCVDLDTNTITQKEERRSLTWKILPRKACKHLINTLSNLHQQLDEGYQMSREEGQMEAFMTEREPGCVGKSLETLEMEIQEAFLRFMAAILKGYRSYLLPITQAPSEKATDASSLFDLQGFLKSRDRSHQKFYSLMTKTQMFIRFIEECSFVSDKDASLAFFDDCVDKVDSDKPEDTRLIELDKSHRSEHTVYITPPELPALPEGEEPPMVYSYSGFPVLNAQLCELQDGPKVPKATSAMRHISPISPAAIFRRSQQEIKSAQRMAKTYSSIPQMWSKCLLRHCHGLWFICLPAYVSACHSKARVLHTAYDVLRNMQDKKLQPPDEVCYRVLMQLCGQYGQPVLAVRVLFEMKKAGVQPNAITYGYYNRAVLESTWPSSTRGGYFLWGKLRNVVRGVALFKQVWRRQTTHPKDTHLSDASDLDNVSHGSLDSSNDSAERASIDTDFTKMDSSDDRSSTGGQSDQGYDSLSKEEVRLGGGEEQNPSPDMKEKKDRNSCSLSQTISKMEDSSLLVGTHPSATNGETNHFLSEALPKTKRPNSLNIFGEKPVRPSTLDLTPGKTVEELCTESVAALIETDAVGGVVSPPKVAVERTASCTVAMEKRVAMEREHIGVERSVSCSGALGRVVKRTGIEAGFDPLSLMVAETQVHSEGDNADTPTARRDLAEEIHHYMNNLSSPLSQRSLSVDLKGLQTPSPHSSPRMSAAAGSPCTSQLQPQPRTRLFSSPSLPQGRVRRVREQRPTSLASPSSPTPSSSSFSMDSLLTPTLDVFKSSFLSAGKGVAEKASRLYSRLSSQTSIAQDLNSDRVSVSSLGSGDPDCSSLIESDSCVDPDGLSSPQRDATQPVTRPKRSPYRSNHCLESPSAPPRLFRQSSLTGPSLTITKALQTSDVCSDSSLTQCTQNYAIEVRMSSCSRCNTCESLVYDEEIMAGWTADDSNLNSTCPFCGSPFLPLLNVDIRNLGDQERSPSQDTHTCQTDAADELSQVYDVTGNLSSNGKKDPEPVTVPYLSPLVLWKELESLLENEGDQAVSSAAIVDHHPIVFWNLVWFFRRLDLPSSLPGLYLSSKHYSKDVQPLQSCASEDSKNVLVQILWDNPRLHQDPIQPCYLLWKSYCANPAVSAALWEEEQSVSLELLQSVVKSIQRNDVYQPMSQILQVLGTRLGFVRQRSLYRDILFLALVALGKSSINIDAFDREYKMAYDRLTPSQVKMTHNCDRPPSAGVMECKRTFGLPNL, from the exons ATGGAGGAGAAAAGCCTTCGTGTAGCAGACTACTTTGTTGTGGCTGGACTCACCGACTCGTCTAAGCCCCTCGATGAAGATGTCCACCCTGAAGATGGTGGTCACCGGAGCTCAGCACAGCTCAAGGCACCGATCACTGATGTGGCGGTGGTGATTCGCTCCCTAGGGGAGGAGGTACCTCGAGGGTTTACCTGTGTTGAATGCACCCCCTCTGGACTCTCTGCTGAACTGAATGGAGGAAGTCTCATGGGGCCGCAGATCTACCTCTGCTACAGAAGAGGCAGAGACAAACCGCCGCTCACAGACCTGGG CATCCTCTATGAGTGGAAGGAGAAATTGAAGCCTGACTGTCAAATAATACAGACCACGCCATCTGGCCGCCCTGCCAATATCAGTAGCTCCTCTTCCCAAAGGATCTACATCACATATCGGCGTGCCTCTGAAAATCACTCAAACTCTACGCTGGCTGTCACAGACATCTGTGTCATTATTCCTGGCAAGGGAGAGACACCACCACATGCTTTCTGCAAGGTGGACAAGAACCTCAACAGCAGTATG TGGGGTTCCTCTGTGTACTTGTGCTACAAAAAATCTTTGGCCAAAACCAACACACTTGCATTCACAGCAG GTCTTTTGTCCAGATACCCAGAGGAGGACTATGATTCCTTTCCTTTGCCTGAATCCGTACCCCTATTTTGCCTACCGATGGGAGTGTCCATTGAGTGCTGGCCCTCTCATACCAAATATTCTCTTCCTGTCTTTTCAACATTTGTTCTCACAGGCGCCTCTGGAGAAAAG GTTTATGGTGCCGCCATACAGTTCTATGAGCCCTACCCAGAAGAACATTTGACTGACAAGCAGCGAACTCAGCTGGGCCTGCAGGCTAATGGGCTCAGGCCTGATGGATCCATGACCGTCCACACCAACAAAAGCATCTGCCTTCTCTCTCACTGGCCCTTTTTTGATGCTTTCCAAAACTTCCTGACCTTCCTCTACAGATACTCCATCTCAGGTCCACACACTCTGCCCATTGAGAA GCATATTTCCCATTTCATGCACAAGGTTCCTTTTCCTTCCTCTCAAAGGCCACGTATCCTGGTGCAG CTGTCTCCACATGATAGCCTGATGCTGAGCCAGCCTGTTTCCTCTCCTCTCCCTCTGAG TGGCGGAAGGCTCTCTACACTGCTGTTGAACCTCGGCCCAAAGAATGCTGTGACTCTGCTGGTGTTAGCTGTGACTGAACATAAGATCCTGGTGCACTCCTTACGTCCGGCTGTTCTTACCAGCGTTACCGAGGCCCTGGTATCG ATGATTTTTCCCTTCCACTGGCCATGCCCGTACATACCTCTCTGCCCGCTGGCCCTGGCAGATGTACTCAGTGCTCCATGCCCTTTCATCGTAGGGGTGGATTCACGGTACTTTGACCTCTATGAGCCACCGACGGACATAAGCTGTGTGGACCTGGACACCAACACTATAACTCA AAAAGAAGAGCGCAGATCCCTGACCTGGAAGATCCTGCCAAGAAAAGCCTGTAAACATCTGATCAACACCCTCAGCAATCTCCACCAGCAACTGGATGAGG GTTATCAGATGAGTCGTGAGGAAGGACAGATGGAGGCCTTCATGACCGAGCGGGAACCTGGCTGTGTTGGGAAGAGTCTGGAAACCCTGGAGATGGAGATCCAGGAGGCTTTCCTGCGCTtcatggcggccatcttgaagGGCTACCGCTCGTACCTGTTGCCCATCACACAAGCTCCGTCTGAGAAAGCAACAGATGCCAGTTCACTCTTTGATCTGCAAG gcTTTTTGAAGAGTCGTGATCGATCCCATCAAAAGTTTTACTCCCTCATGACCAAGACTCAGATGTTCATTCGTTTCATCGAAGAGTGCTCTTTTGTCAGTGATAAGGATGCAAGCCTTGCTTTCTTTGATGACTGCGTTGACAAG GTGGACAGCGATAAGCCAGAGGACACAAGACTTATTGAACTTGACAAATCCCACCGCAGCGAGCACACTGTCTACATCACCCCCCCAGAGCTGCCGGCACTTCCAGAAGGAGAAGAGCCACCTATGGTTTATAG CTACAGCGGGTTCCCTGTACTGAACGCCCAACTCTGTGAGCTTCAGGATGGTCCCAAAGTCCCCAAAGCAACATCAGCCATGAGACACATCAGTCCCATCAGCCCAGCTGCTATTTTCAGGCGCTCCCAACAG GAGATCAAATCAGCCCAGCGGATGGCTAAGACGTATTCCTCCATCCCGCAGATGTGGTCCAAGTGTCTTCTCAGGCATTGTCACGGTCTGTGGTTCATCTGCTTGCCCGCGTATGTCAGTGCCTGCCACTCTAAGGCGCGGGTGCTGCATACTGCTTACGACGTGCTGAGAAATATGCAGGACAAAAAGTTGCAGCCCCCTGATGAG GTGTGTTACCGGGTCCTGATGCAGCTGTGTGGGCAGTATGGACAGCCTGTTTTGGCTGTCCGGGTTCTTTTTGAGATGAAGAAAGCCGGAGTGCAGCCTAATGCCATAACCTATGGATACTACAACAGG GCCGTTCTGGAGAGCACATGGCCTTCCTCGACTAGAGGGGGATACTTCCTGTGGGGAAAGTTGAGAAATGTGGTTCGGGGTGTGGCGCTGTTCAAACAAGTATGGAGGAGGCAGACCACCCACCCGAAAGACACCCATCTCTCTG ATGCCAGTGATCTCGACAATGTCAGCCATGGCAGTCTGGACAGCTCTAACGATTCTGCGGAGCGAGCTTCCATTGATACAGACTTCACTAAAATGGATTCCAGTGATGACAGATCCAGCACAG GTGGTCAGTCTGATCAGGGCTATGACTCTCTGTCTAAAGAGGAGGTGAGGTTAGGAGGAGGTGAGGAGCAGAACCCTTCTCcagacatgaaagagaagaaGGACAGAAACTCTTGCTCAT TGTCTCAGACTATCTCAAAGATGGAGGATTCATCCCTTCTGGTTGGAACCCATCCATCCGCAACCAATGGGGAGACCAATCATTTCCTTTCTGAAGCCCTCCCAAAGACaaaaaggccaaattccctgaATATTTTTGGAGAAAAGCCTGTGAGGCCCAGCACACTGGATCTAACCCCGGGTAAGACAGTAGAAGAACTCTGTACTGAATCTGTCGCAGCACTGATAGAAACAGATGCAGTGGGGGGCGTTGTGAGCCCACCTAAAGTTGCCGTGGAGAGGACTGCTAGCTGCACGGTTGCCATGGAGAAGAGAGTTGCCATGGAGAGGGAGCACATCGGCGTGGAGAGGAGCGTGAGCTGCAGCGGTGCActtggccgagtggttaagagGACGGGTATTGAAGCAGGATTTGATCCTCTGTCCCTCATGGTGGCTGAGACTCAAGTCCACAGTGAGGGGGATAATGCAGACACCCCCACCGCCCGCAGAGACCTGGCTGAAGAGATTCATCACTACATGAACAACCTGAGTAGCCCGTTAAGCCAGCGGTCTCTTAGTGTGGACCTCAAGGGGCTCCAGACCCCGTCCCCGCACAGCTCTCCCCGCATGTCCGCAGCGGCTGGCTCCCCCTGCACCTCCCAACTCCAGCCTCAGCCTCGAACACGACTCTTCTCCTCGCCCTCCCTCCCTCAGGGCCGAGTGCGCAGGGTCAGGGAGCAGCGGCCCACCTCCCTGGCCTCCCCTTCCTCACCTActccctcctcttcctctttctccATGGACTCTCTCCTCACCCCGACCCTGGACGTGTTCAAGAGCAGCTTCCTCTCTGCTGGGAAGGGGGTCGCTGAGAAAGCCAGCCGACTGTATTCACGACTTTCCTCCCAAACGTCCATTGCACAG GATTTAAACTCTGACCGGGTCAGTGTGTCTTCACTGGGGTCAGGTGACCCTGATTGCTCCTCTCTGATCGAAAGCGATTCCTGTGTAGACCCCGATGGGCTCTCTTCCCCCCAGCGGGATGCCACCCAGCCTGTCACGCGGCCCAAACGGAGCCCTTACAGAAGCAACCACTGCCTAGAAAGCCCATCCGCACCACCTCGACTCTTCCGACAGTCCTCCCTCACTG GTCCATCGCTGACGATAACGAAAGCTCTGCAGACCTCAGACGTGTGTTCTGATTCCAGCCTCACTCAGTGCACGCAGAATTACGCCATTGAA GTACGTATGTCCAGTTGTTCACGCTGTAACACCTGTGAGAGTTTGGTGTATGATGAAGAGATCATGGCTGGTTGGACAGCTGACGACTCCAACCTCAATAGCACGTGCCCCTTTTGCGGCTCTCCGTTTCTGCCCCTGCTCAATGTGGACATTAGAAACCTGGGTGACCAGGAAAG ATCCCCCTCTCAAGACACACATACTTGCCAGACAGACGCCGCAGATGAACTTTCACAAGTTTACGATGTCACTGGCAATCTGTCCAGCAATGGAAAAAAAGACCCT GAGCCAGTTACCGTGCCCTACCTGAGTCCTCTGGTACTTTGGAAAGAACTGGAGAGCTTGCTGGAAAACGAGGGAGACCAGGCCGTCTCATCTGCAGCCATTGTGGATCACCACCCCATTGTGTTCTGGAATCTGGTGTGGTTTTTCCGTAGGCTGGACCTGCCTAGCAGCCTTCCGGGACTCTATCTGAGCTCCAAACACTACAGCAAAGATGTTCAG CCGCTGCAAAGTTGTGCATCAGAAGACAGTAAAAATGTCTTGGTTCAGATCCTGTGGGACAACCCCAGACTGCATCAGGACCCCATTCAGCCCTGCTACTTGCTCTGGAAATCATATT gTGCAAATCCTGCAGTATCTGCTGCCCTGTGGGAGGAGGAGCAGTCTGTGAGCTTAGAGCTGCTGCAGAGTGTCGTGAAGAGCATCCAGAGGAACGATGTCTATCAGCCCATGAGTCAGATACTGCAGGTACTGGGCACCAGACTGGGCTTCGTCAGACAACG GAGCTTATATAGAGACATCCTGTTCCTAGCTTTGGTGGCTTTGGGCAAAAGTAGCATAAATATCG ATGCATTCGACCGTGAATACAAAATGGCATATGACCGTTTGACACCCAGCCAGGTCAAGATGACCCACAATTGTGACCGGCCACCCAGCGCTGGAGTCATGGAGTGCAAGAGAACCTTTGGGCTGCCCAATCTGTGA
- the dennd4a gene encoding C-myc promoter-binding protein isoform X1, protein MEEKSLRVADYFVVAGLTDSSKPLDEDVHPEDGGHRSSAQLKAPITDVAVVIRSLGEEVPRGFTCVECTPSGLSAELNGGSLMGPQIYLCYRRGRDKPPLTDLGILYEWKEKLKPDCQIIQTTPSGRPANISSSSSQRIYITYRRASENHSNSTLAVTDICVIIPGKGETPPHAFCKVDKNLNSSMWGSSVYLCYKKSLAKTNTLAFTAGLLSRYPEEDYDSFPLPESVPLFCLPMGVSIECWPSHTKYSLPVFSTFVLTGASGEKVYGAAIQFYEPYPEEHLTDKQRTQLGLQANGLRPDGSMTVHTNKSICLLSHWPFFDAFQNFLTFLYRYSISGPHTLPIEKHISHFMHKVPFPSSQRPRILVQLSPHDSLMLSQPVSSPLPLSGGRLSTLLLNLGPKNAVTLLVLAVTEHKILVHSLRPAVLTSVTEALVSMIFPFHWPCPYIPLCPLALADVLSAPCPFIVGVDSRYFDLYEPPTDISCVDLDTNTITQKEERRSLTWKILPRKACKHLINTLSNLHQQLDEGYQMSREEGQMEAFMTEREPGCVGKSLETLEMEIQEAFLRFMAAILKGYRSYLLPITQAPSEKATDASSLFDLQGFLKSRDRSHQKFYSLMTKTQMFIRFIEECSFVSDKDASLAFFDDCVDKLFGTEKGGKVDSDKPEDTRLIELDKSHRSEHTVYITPPELPALPEGEEPPMVYSYSGFPVLNAQLCELQDGPKVPKATSAMRHISPISPAAIFRRSQQEIKSAQRMAKTYSSIPQMWSKCLLRHCHGLWFICLPAYVSACHSKARVLHTAYDVLRNMQDKKLQPPDEVCYRVLMQLCGQYGQPVLAVRVLFEMKKAGVQPNAITYGYYNRAVLESTWPSSTRGGYFLWGKLRNVVRGVALFKQVWRRQTTHPKDTHLSDASDLDNVSHGSLDSSNDSAERASIDTDFTKMDSSDDRSSTGGQSDQGYDSLSKEEVRLGGGEEQNPSPDMKEKKDRNSCSLSQTISKMEDSSLLVGTHPSATNGETNHFLSEALPKTKRPNSLNIFGEKPVRPSTLDLTPGKTVEELCTESVAALIETDAVGGVVSPPKVAVERTASCTVAMEKRVAMEREHIGVERSVSCSGALGRVVKRTGIEAGFDPLSLMVAETQVHSEGDNADTPTARRDLAEEIHHYMNNLSSPLSQRSLSVDLKGLQTPSPHSSPRMSAAAGSPCTSQLQPQPRTRLFSSPSLPQGRVRRVREQRPTSLASPSSPTPSSSSFSMDSLLTPTLDVFKSSFLSAGKGVAEKASRLYSRLSSQTSIAQDLNSDRVSVSSLGSGDPDCSSLIESDSCVDPDGLSSPQRDATQPVTRPKRSPYRSNHCLESPSAPPRLFRQSSLTGPSLTITKALQTSDVCSDSSLTQCTQNYAIEVRMSSCSRCNTCESLVYDEEIMAGWTADDSNLNSTCPFCGSPFLPLLNVDIRNLGDQERSPSQDTHTCQTDAADELSQVYDVTGNLSSNGKKDPEPVTVPYLSPLVLWKELESLLENEGDQAVSSAAIVDHHPIVFWNLVWFFRRLDLPSSLPGLYLSSKHYSKDVQPLQSCASEDSKNVLVQILWDNPRLHQDPIQPCYLLWKSYCANPAVSAALWEEEQSVSLELLQSVVKSIQRNDVYQPMSQILQVLGTRLGFVRQRSLYRDILFLALVALGKSSINIDAFDREYKMAYDRLTPSQVKMTHNCDRPPSAGVMECKRTFGLPNL, encoded by the exons ATGGAGGAGAAAAGCCTTCGTGTAGCAGACTACTTTGTTGTGGCTGGACTCACCGACTCGTCTAAGCCCCTCGATGAAGATGTCCACCCTGAAGATGGTGGTCACCGGAGCTCAGCACAGCTCAAGGCACCGATCACTGATGTGGCGGTGGTGATTCGCTCCCTAGGGGAGGAGGTACCTCGAGGGTTTACCTGTGTTGAATGCACCCCCTCTGGACTCTCTGCTGAACTGAATGGAGGAAGTCTCATGGGGCCGCAGATCTACCTCTGCTACAGAAGAGGCAGAGACAAACCGCCGCTCACAGACCTGGG CATCCTCTATGAGTGGAAGGAGAAATTGAAGCCTGACTGTCAAATAATACAGACCACGCCATCTGGCCGCCCTGCCAATATCAGTAGCTCCTCTTCCCAAAGGATCTACATCACATATCGGCGTGCCTCTGAAAATCACTCAAACTCTACGCTGGCTGTCACAGACATCTGTGTCATTATTCCTGGCAAGGGAGAGACACCACCACATGCTTTCTGCAAGGTGGACAAGAACCTCAACAGCAGTATG TGGGGTTCCTCTGTGTACTTGTGCTACAAAAAATCTTTGGCCAAAACCAACACACTTGCATTCACAGCAG GTCTTTTGTCCAGATACCCAGAGGAGGACTATGATTCCTTTCCTTTGCCTGAATCCGTACCCCTATTTTGCCTACCGATGGGAGTGTCCATTGAGTGCTGGCCCTCTCATACCAAATATTCTCTTCCTGTCTTTTCAACATTTGTTCTCACAGGCGCCTCTGGAGAAAAG GTTTATGGTGCCGCCATACAGTTCTATGAGCCCTACCCAGAAGAACATTTGACTGACAAGCAGCGAACTCAGCTGGGCCTGCAGGCTAATGGGCTCAGGCCTGATGGATCCATGACCGTCCACACCAACAAAAGCATCTGCCTTCTCTCTCACTGGCCCTTTTTTGATGCTTTCCAAAACTTCCTGACCTTCCTCTACAGATACTCCATCTCAGGTCCACACACTCTGCCCATTGAGAA GCATATTTCCCATTTCATGCACAAGGTTCCTTTTCCTTCCTCTCAAAGGCCACGTATCCTGGTGCAG CTGTCTCCACATGATAGCCTGATGCTGAGCCAGCCTGTTTCCTCTCCTCTCCCTCTGAG TGGCGGAAGGCTCTCTACACTGCTGTTGAACCTCGGCCCAAAGAATGCTGTGACTCTGCTGGTGTTAGCTGTGACTGAACATAAGATCCTGGTGCACTCCTTACGTCCGGCTGTTCTTACCAGCGTTACCGAGGCCCTGGTATCG ATGATTTTTCCCTTCCACTGGCCATGCCCGTACATACCTCTCTGCCCGCTGGCCCTGGCAGATGTACTCAGTGCTCCATGCCCTTTCATCGTAGGGGTGGATTCACGGTACTTTGACCTCTATGAGCCACCGACGGACATAAGCTGTGTGGACCTGGACACCAACACTATAACTCA AAAAGAAGAGCGCAGATCCCTGACCTGGAAGATCCTGCCAAGAAAAGCCTGTAAACATCTGATCAACACCCTCAGCAATCTCCACCAGCAACTGGATGAGG GTTATCAGATGAGTCGTGAGGAAGGACAGATGGAGGCCTTCATGACCGAGCGGGAACCTGGCTGTGTTGGGAAGAGTCTGGAAACCCTGGAGATGGAGATCCAGGAGGCTTTCCTGCGCTtcatggcggccatcttgaagGGCTACCGCTCGTACCTGTTGCCCATCACACAAGCTCCGTCTGAGAAAGCAACAGATGCCAGTTCACTCTTTGATCTGCAAG gcTTTTTGAAGAGTCGTGATCGATCCCATCAAAAGTTTTACTCCCTCATGACCAAGACTCAGATGTTCATTCGTTTCATCGAAGAGTGCTCTTTTGTCAGTGATAAGGATGCAAGCCTTGCTTTCTTTGATGACTGCGTTGACAAG TTGTTCGGCACGGAGAAAGGAGGGAAG GTGGACAGCGATAAGCCAGAGGACACAAGACTTATTGAACTTGACAAATCCCACCGCAGCGAGCACACTGTCTACATCACCCCCCCAGAGCTGCCGGCACTTCCAGAAGGAGAAGAGCCACCTATGGTTTATAG CTACAGCGGGTTCCCTGTACTGAACGCCCAACTCTGTGAGCTTCAGGATGGTCCCAAAGTCCCCAAAGCAACATCAGCCATGAGACACATCAGTCCCATCAGCCCAGCTGCTATTTTCAGGCGCTCCCAACAG GAGATCAAATCAGCCCAGCGGATGGCTAAGACGTATTCCTCCATCCCGCAGATGTGGTCCAAGTGTCTTCTCAGGCATTGTCACGGTCTGTGGTTCATCTGCTTGCCCGCGTATGTCAGTGCCTGCCACTCTAAGGCGCGGGTGCTGCATACTGCTTACGACGTGCTGAGAAATATGCAGGACAAAAAGTTGCAGCCCCCTGATGAG GTGTGTTACCGGGTCCTGATGCAGCTGTGTGGGCAGTATGGACAGCCTGTTTTGGCTGTCCGGGTTCTTTTTGAGATGAAGAAAGCCGGAGTGCAGCCTAATGCCATAACCTATGGATACTACAACAGG GCCGTTCTGGAGAGCACATGGCCTTCCTCGACTAGAGGGGGATACTTCCTGTGGGGAAAGTTGAGAAATGTGGTTCGGGGTGTGGCGCTGTTCAAACAAGTATGGAGGAGGCAGACCACCCACCCGAAAGACACCCATCTCTCTG ATGCCAGTGATCTCGACAATGTCAGCCATGGCAGTCTGGACAGCTCTAACGATTCTGCGGAGCGAGCTTCCATTGATACAGACTTCACTAAAATGGATTCCAGTGATGACAGATCCAGCACAG GTGGTCAGTCTGATCAGGGCTATGACTCTCTGTCTAAAGAGGAGGTGAGGTTAGGAGGAGGTGAGGAGCAGAACCCTTCTCcagacatgaaagagaagaaGGACAGAAACTCTTGCTCAT TGTCTCAGACTATCTCAAAGATGGAGGATTCATCCCTTCTGGTTGGAACCCATCCATCCGCAACCAATGGGGAGACCAATCATTTCCTTTCTGAAGCCCTCCCAAAGACaaaaaggccaaattccctgaATATTTTTGGAGAAAAGCCTGTGAGGCCCAGCACACTGGATCTAACCCCGGGTAAGACAGTAGAAGAACTCTGTACTGAATCTGTCGCAGCACTGATAGAAACAGATGCAGTGGGGGGCGTTGTGAGCCCACCTAAAGTTGCCGTGGAGAGGACTGCTAGCTGCACGGTTGCCATGGAGAAGAGAGTTGCCATGGAGAGGGAGCACATCGGCGTGGAGAGGAGCGTGAGCTGCAGCGGTGCActtggccgagtggttaagagGACGGGTATTGAAGCAGGATTTGATCCTCTGTCCCTCATGGTGGCTGAGACTCAAGTCCACAGTGAGGGGGATAATGCAGACACCCCCACCGCCCGCAGAGACCTGGCTGAAGAGATTCATCACTACATGAACAACCTGAGTAGCCCGTTAAGCCAGCGGTCTCTTAGTGTGGACCTCAAGGGGCTCCAGACCCCGTCCCCGCACAGCTCTCCCCGCATGTCCGCAGCGGCTGGCTCCCCCTGCACCTCCCAACTCCAGCCTCAGCCTCGAACACGACTCTTCTCCTCGCCCTCCCTCCCTCAGGGCCGAGTGCGCAGGGTCAGGGAGCAGCGGCCCACCTCCCTGGCCTCCCCTTCCTCACCTActccctcctcttcctctttctccATGGACTCTCTCCTCACCCCGACCCTGGACGTGTTCAAGAGCAGCTTCCTCTCTGCTGGGAAGGGGGTCGCTGAGAAAGCCAGCCGACTGTATTCACGACTTTCCTCCCAAACGTCCATTGCACAG GATTTAAACTCTGACCGGGTCAGTGTGTCTTCACTGGGGTCAGGTGACCCTGATTGCTCCTCTCTGATCGAAAGCGATTCCTGTGTAGACCCCGATGGGCTCTCTTCCCCCCAGCGGGATGCCACCCAGCCTGTCACGCGGCCCAAACGGAGCCCTTACAGAAGCAACCACTGCCTAGAAAGCCCATCCGCACCACCTCGACTCTTCCGACAGTCCTCCCTCACTG GTCCATCGCTGACGATAACGAAAGCTCTGCAGACCTCAGACGTGTGTTCTGATTCCAGCCTCACTCAGTGCACGCAGAATTACGCCATTGAA GTACGTATGTCCAGTTGTTCACGCTGTAACACCTGTGAGAGTTTGGTGTATGATGAAGAGATCATGGCTGGTTGGACAGCTGACGACTCCAACCTCAATAGCACGTGCCCCTTTTGCGGCTCTCCGTTTCTGCCCCTGCTCAATGTGGACATTAGAAACCTGGGTGACCAGGAAAG ATCCCCCTCTCAAGACACACATACTTGCCAGACAGACGCCGCAGATGAACTTTCACAAGTTTACGATGTCACTGGCAATCTGTCCAGCAATGGAAAAAAAGACCCT GAGCCAGTTACCGTGCCCTACCTGAGTCCTCTGGTACTTTGGAAAGAACTGGAGAGCTTGCTGGAAAACGAGGGAGACCAGGCCGTCTCATCTGCAGCCATTGTGGATCACCACCCCATTGTGTTCTGGAATCTGGTGTGGTTTTTCCGTAGGCTGGACCTGCCTAGCAGCCTTCCGGGACTCTATCTGAGCTCCAAACACTACAGCAAAGATGTTCAG CCGCTGCAAAGTTGTGCATCAGAAGACAGTAAAAATGTCTTGGTTCAGATCCTGTGGGACAACCCCAGACTGCATCAGGACCCCATTCAGCCCTGCTACTTGCTCTGGAAATCATATT gTGCAAATCCTGCAGTATCTGCTGCCCTGTGGGAGGAGGAGCAGTCTGTGAGCTTAGAGCTGCTGCAGAGTGTCGTGAAGAGCATCCAGAGGAACGATGTCTATCAGCCCATGAGTCAGATACTGCAGGTACTGGGCACCAGACTGGGCTTCGTCAGACAACG GAGCTTATATAGAGACATCCTGTTCCTAGCTTTGGTGGCTTTGGGCAAAAGTAGCATAAATATCG ATGCATTCGACCGTGAATACAAAATGGCATATGACCGTTTGACACCCAGCCAGGTCAAGATGACCCACAATTGTGACCGGCCACCCAGCGCTGGAGTCATGGAGTGCAAGAGAACCTTTGGGCTGCCCAATCTGTGA